In a genomic window of Gloeocapsa sp. PCC 73106:
- a CDS encoding ABC transporter permease, translated as MNLTQKFPVISFVTSENFLYVVKRLLQGVLSLFLASVLCFTIIQLAPGNYLDTLIDQNSQISPETLESFKIQFGLDQSPVTQYRLWLWRVVTRFDFGQSFVYFRPVSELIVERMRATLLLAIASIFFTWAIAIPLGIISAVKQNTLIDQLLRTISYIGQGFPSFITALFLLFIAQLTSPWLPVGGMTSINHDQLTPVGKIVDLLWHMFLPTVALSLTSFAGLQRLTRGQLLDVLHQDYIKTARAKGLPENRVLYIHALRNAINPLITLLGFEFASLLSGSFIAEYFFSWPGMGRLVLQAVQAKDLYLVMASLMMGATMLIIGNLLADLLLKFTDPRIRLENLK; from the coding sequence ATGAATCTGACTCAAAAATTCCCTGTTATTAGTTTCGTTACCTCTGAAAACTTTTTGTATGTAGTCAAAAGACTATTACAAGGTGTTTTGAGCTTATTTTTAGCATCGGTTCTGTGTTTTACGATTATTCAACTCGCACCAGGTAATTATCTAGATACTCTGATCGATCAAAACTCTCAAATTTCTCCAGAGACTCTAGAAAGCTTTAAAATTCAATTTGGCTTGGATCAATCTCCAGTCACACAATATCGACTCTGGTTGTGGCGAGTGGTGACTAGATTCGATTTTGGTCAGAGTTTCGTTTACTTTCGTCCTGTGTCTGAGTTGATTGTAGAAAGGATGCGAGCTACTCTGCTGTTAGCCATCGCTTCGATCTTTTTTACCTGGGCGATCGCTATTCCTTTAGGTATTATAAGCGCAGTAAAACAAAACACGCTTATAGATCAGTTGTTGAGAACGATTAGCTATATCGGTCAAGGTTTCCCCAGTTTTATCACGGCTTTGTTTTTACTGTTCATCGCTCAACTTACTTCTCCCTGGCTACCTGTAGGGGGGATGACGAGTATTAATCACGATCAACTGACACCTGTGGGTAAAATAGTTGATCTTTTATGGCATATGTTTTTACCTACTGTGGCGCTAAGCTTGACTAGCTTTGCTGGGCTACAACGTTTGACTCGAGGACAATTGCTCGATGTGCTGCACCAGGACTATATAAAAACAGCACGAGCTAAGGGTTTACCAGAAAATCGCGTACTCTATATTCACGCTCTGCGTAACGCGATTAATCCTCTGATTACTCTTTTGGGTTTTGAATTTGCTAGCTTATTGAGTGGTTCCTTTATAGCTGAATATTTTTTCAGTTGGCCCGGTATGGGACGTTTAGTGTTACAAGCGGTACAGGCAAAAGATCTTTATTTAGTGATGGCTAGCTTAATGATGGGAGCAACAATGTTAATTATTGGTAATTTATTAGCAGATTTATTGCTAAAATTCACAGATCCTCGGATACGTCTGGAAAACTTGAAATAG
- the alr gene encoding alanine racemase, with protein MLSEEYTVKDYLDSSSWLSQLSYQRAWVEIDHSALIHNVQEIKKILGPKTALMGVVKADAYGHGNVAQTLLDAGCSSLAVATLNEGIELRKAGITASILLLGATNTPAEIKAIALWDLEPTLCDHHQALLYSDTLKALGATLRVHLKLDTGMSRLGVPWYEATSFASLVQRLPGLEIASIYSHLATADDPNPQVMSLQQERYEEAIAQLNLHNLTPPCLHLANSAATLSDRTCHYDLVRVGLALYGLYPAAHLRKVVSLRPVLQVKARVTQVKTIPPGTGVSYGHQFISDRSLRIAVVGIGYADGVPRRLSQRLQVLLRGQLVSQIGAITMDQLMLDVSAIPDLQVGEVVTLLGKQGNISLEVDQWASLLGTISWEILCGFKNRLPRVNQ; from the coding sequence GTGTTGAGTGAAGAATATACGGTCAAAGATTATCTAGATAGTTCGAGTTGGCTCTCCCAGTTGAGCTATCAGAGAGCTTGGGTAGAAATAGATCATAGCGCGCTAATTCATAATGTCCAAGAAATCAAGAAAATTTTGGGACCTAAAACCGCTCTGATGGGGGTAGTGAAAGCCGACGCTTATGGTCATGGTAATGTGGCTCAAACGCTTCTAGATGCAGGTTGTAGTTCCCTCGCTGTGGCGACTTTAAATGAAGGTATTGAACTGCGTAAAGCGGGTATTACAGCTTCTATTCTTCTTTTAGGTGCAACCAATACACCCGCAGAAATCAAAGCGATCGCTCTATGGGATTTAGAACCCACTCTCTGCGATCACCATCAAGCTTTACTGTATAGTGATACTCTCAAAGCTTTAGGAGCAACTCTCAGAGTACATTTAAAACTAGATACAGGAATGTCTCGTCTGGGGGTACCCTGGTACGAAGCTACGAGCTTTGCTAGTTTAGTACAACGGTTACCTGGGTTGGAAATCGCTAGTATTTATTCCCATCTAGCTACCGCAGATGACCCCAATCCTCAGGTGATGAGCTTACAACAAGAACGCTACGAAGAGGCGATCGCCCAACTTAACTTACATAATTTAACCCCACCCTGTCTGCACTTAGCTAATTCGGCGGCGACTTTGAGCGATCGCACTTGTCACTACGATTTAGTCAGGGTTGGTTTGGCTTTGTATGGGTTATATCCTGCTGCACATTTGCGAAAGGTAGTGTCTCTGCGTCCCGTTTTACAAGTTAAAGCTAGAGTCACCCAGGTTAAGACTATTCCTCCAGGTACTGGCGTTAGTTACGGTCATCAGTTTATAAGCGATCGCTCTTTACGAATTGCCGTGGTGGGTATTGGTTACGCCGATGGTGTCCCGCGTCGTCTCTCTCAACGTCTTCAGGTGCTGTTGCGGGGTCAACTGGTATCTCAAATTGGAGCGATTACCATGGATCAACTGATGTTGGACGTTAGCGCTATACCCGATCTACAGGTAGGGGAAGTCGTCACTCTCCTGGGTAAGCAGGGAAATATCAGTCTCGAGGTAGATCAATGGGCTAGTTTGCTGGGTACTATTTCCTGGGAAATTCTCTGTGGTTTTAAAAACCGATTACCGCGAGTCAACCAATGA
- a CDS encoding adenine phosphoribosyltransferase, translated as MDLKSLIRDIPDFPKPGIVFRDITTLLSNSQALRYTIDSLAEKTLDLGVKPDIIVGMESRGFIFGPALAYHLDAGFVPVRKPGKLPAAVHKIEYELEYGTDKLEIHQDAIAPETRVLIIDDLIATGGTAKATAELLQQLGCELVAFGFVIELTELQGRSKLPDVPVITLVEY; from the coding sequence ATGGATTTAAAATCTTTAATCAGAGATATTCCCGATTTTCCCAAACCTGGGATAGTTTTTCGGGATATTACAACACTTCTCAGTAACTCTCAAGCTCTACGCTATACAATCGATAGTTTAGCTGAAAAAACCTTAGATTTGGGAGTAAAACCTGATATTATAGTTGGTATGGAGTCTAGAGGATTTATCTTTGGTCCGGCTTTAGCATATCATCTTGATGCGGGGTTTGTACCCGTACGTAAACCGGGAAAACTGCCTGCTGCAGTACATAAAATTGAGTACGAGTTAGAATATGGTACTGATAAACTGGAAATTCACCAAGATGCGATCGCTCCTGAAACTCGAGTACTAATCATCGATGATTTAATCGCCACAGGAGGAACCGCTAAAGCTACAGCGGAGTTACTGCAACAACTTGGTTGTGAGTTGGTAGCTTTTGGCTTTGTGATTGAATTGACCGAACTTCAGGGACGTAGTAAACTTCCCGATGTACCGGTGATTACTTTGGTTGAATATTGA